In the genome of bacterium, one region contains:
- a CDS encoding helix-turn-helix domain-containing protein, with amino-acid sequence MNRTYVIPTSEKVTIENLYYKEKLSANEIATRINVSITTVYRFMRRHKIQRRTHKELSKLAFNKKPASYVLAPNQRTMQLKKLKTAGTIMYWCEGTTSEKATNVDFTNSKPEMIKLFTMYLRKICGINETKLRAMIYCHKNQDVAKITNFWSNLTGIPIDHFTKPYIRTDFDPNKIDKMPHGLVHIRYYDKKLLNQIREWIKEEAEQLTN; translated from the coding sequence ATGAATAGAACATATGTCATTCCAACTTCAGAAAAAGTAACTATCGAAAATCTGTATTACAAAGAGAAATTGTCCGCCAACGAAATAGCAACTCGAATCAATGTTAGCATTACAACTGTCTATCGATTTATGCGAAGACACAAAATTCAAAGGAGAACGCACAAGGAATTATCAAAATTGGCGTTCAATAAAAAACCTGCTTCATACGTTCTGGCCCCGAACCAGCGGACAATGCAACTTAAAAAACTTAAAACTGCCGGCACTATTATGTATTGGTGCGAAGGTACCACATCTGAAAAAGCAACAAACGTCGATTTTACTAACAGTAAACCGGAAATGATCAAATTGTTCACAATGTATTTACGAAAGATTTGCGGAATAAACGAAACAAAACTTCGGGCGATGATTTATTGTCACAAAAACCAAGATGTTGCAAAAATTACAAATTTTTGGTCTAATCTAACCGGCATCCCAATAGACCATTTTACAAAGCCATATATTCGCACCGACTTTGATCCAAATAAAATTGATAAGATGCCCCACGGACTGGTTCACATTAGATATTATGACAAAAAGCTTCTGAATCAAATTAGAGAATGGATTAAGGAAGAAGCAGAACAATTAACAAATTAA
- a CDS encoding nucleoside triphosphate pyrophosphohydrolase translates to MKTVTYNKLVRDGIPKYLKGIGVDCETKTVPLDARLPHLLSKLVEEARETARAKPAKLTHELADVLEVLEAITRLQRISWEDITAEQKRIRDERGGFEKGIFLISTTEPDKPTK, encoded by the coding sequence ATGAAAACTGTTACTTACAACAAACTTGTCCGTGATGGTATTCCAAAATACCTGAAAGGCATCGGGGTCGATTGTGAAACGAAAACAGTTCCGCTCGACGCTCGACTTCCCCACTTACTTTCCAAGCTCGTCGAAGAAGCGCGCGAGACCGCCAGAGCAAAGCCGGCTAAACTCACCCATGAACTCGCAGATGTACTGGAAGTCTTAGAAGCAATCACCCGACTTCAGAGAATCTCATGGGAAGATATCACCGCGGAACAAAAAAGAATAAGAGACGAACGAGGTGGTTTCGAAAAAGGAATCTTCCTTATCTCCACCACCGAGCCCGACAAACCGACCAAGTAG
- the rpmG gene encoding 50S ribosomal protein L33 yields MATSDFKKINCTVCKQQNYMRRKPNKKGVQAEKLETSKFCKHCRAHTAHKESK; encoded by the coding sequence ATGGCAACGAGTGACTTCAAAAAAATCAATTGCACAGTTTGTAAGCAACAAAATTATATGCGTCGCAAGCCCAATAAGAAGGGTGTGCAAGCGGAAAAACTGGAGACGTCAAAATTCTGCAAGCACTGTCGCGCGCACACGGCGCACAAAGAGTCGA